A genome region from Nocardia sp. NBC_00565 includes the following:
- the acpM gene encoding meromycolate extension acyl carrier protein AcpM, protein MATTQQEIVAGIAEIVEEVTGIDAAEVVLEKSFVDDLDIDSLSLVEIAVQLEDKYEVKIPDEDLASLRTVGDAVAYVQKMEAEQPQLAAEMEAKYKEGQAN, encoded by the coding sequence GTGGCTACCACGCAGCAAGAAATCGTCGCCGGCATCGCGGAGATCGTCGAGGAGGTGACCGGCATCGACGCTGCAGAGGTGGTGCTCGAGAAGTCGTTCGTCGACGATCTGGACATCGACTCGCTGTCGCTGGTGGAGATCGCCGTGCAGTTGGAGGACAAGTACGAGGTGAAGATCCCCGACGAGGACCTGGCGAGCCTGCGAACCGTCGGCGATGCGGTCGCCTACGTCCAGAAGATGGAGGCCGAGCAGCCGCAACTCGCCGCGGAAATGGAAGCGAAATACAAGGAAGGCCAGGCGAATTGA
- a CDS encoding DUF1906 domain-containing protein — MTQLIDFSAALIEPADIRAAGFAGVVGYFSESRPGINFGAKPLRRDYCDRLRDAGLEIVTNYQYGKGETADWRGGYDGGARHAETALRLHSEAGGPGYRPLYAPVDDNPSLEDWNNLIAPFLRGWASVVGLEWTGVYCNARCIDWALEDGVARWFWQHNWSGDPSINGDHPQAHLHQIEIDQRPVDGVGVDVNEALKDDYGQWSAARQPGGDKA; from the coding sequence GTGACTCAGCTGATCGACTTCTCGGCGGCACTTATCGAGCCCGCCGACATCAGGGCCGCTGGTTTCGCCGGAGTGGTCGGATACTTCTCCGAGTCGCGTCCAGGTATCAACTTCGGTGCCAAGCCGCTACGCCGTGACTACTGTGATCGGCTGCGCGATGCGGGACTGGAGATCGTCACCAACTATCAATACGGCAAGGGCGAGACCGCGGACTGGCGCGGCGGCTACGACGGCGGTGCCCGGCACGCGGAAACCGCACTGCGCCTGCACTCCGAGGCCGGCGGACCCGGTTATCGTCCGCTGTATGCCCCGGTTGACGACAACCCGAGCCTGGAGGACTGGAACAACCTCATCGCCCCGTTCCTGCGCGGCTGGGCGTCGGTCGTCGGCCTCGAATGGACAGGCGTCTACTGCAACGCCCGCTGCATCGATTGGGCGCTGGAAGATGGTGTGGCGCGGTGGTTCTGGCAACACAACTGGTCCGGTGATCCGTCCATCAATGGAGATCATCCGCAGGCACATCTGCATCAGATCGAGATCGACCAGCGCCCGGTGGATGGCGTCGGCGTCGATGTGAACGAGGCTCTGAAGGACGACTACGGACAGTGGTCGGCTGCTCGGCAACCAGGAGGGGACAAAGCATGA
- a CDS encoding helix-turn-helix domain-containing protein, translating into MSGSEAPSQIGQRVRLYRERAGMARPVLAAQIGRSAEWLKALENGRIQRTPSLELLLRIARVLELDDLATLTGDDHAVPVTVFAGERHAALSEVQAALTDYRITPRVRAVSVDHLAERLRKAWRIRHSSPDHRSQLGVLLQGLIRDAQTAARTAEDRRAARRTLAGVYQLADFYVAYQPAPELVWMVADRAVNEGYEADDPYVIACSAWAMVQALRDSGRWEEAITLARNAIDQLTPYLDRTETPDDWHGIAGALEFEIAYVHGRRGRSGDAWRGLEQADRIAQQLGPTYRHVQTSFSQPVMAAHATTLGVELRQPGEALRAARSIDADHIVSVPRRGRHLIEVARAYINATKIQRHLRCSQNRSGPRLKLSAITALPAICSGTC; encoded by the coding sequence GTGAGCGGTTCCGAAGCTCCCTCGCAGATCGGACAGCGGGTTCGGCTGTACCGAGAACGCGCCGGAATGGCACGGCCCGTGCTGGCCGCCCAGATCGGCCGGTCCGCCGAATGGCTGAAAGCCTTGGAGAACGGCCGAATTCAGCGCACGCCGAGCCTTGAGCTGTTGCTGCGCATTGCTCGTGTCCTGGAGTTGGACGACCTCGCCACGCTCACCGGAGATGATCACGCGGTACCGGTGACGGTATTCGCGGGTGAGCGTCACGCGGCCCTGTCCGAGGTGCAGGCTGCGCTGACCGACTACCGCATCACCCCTAGAGTTCGGGCGGTCAGTGTCGATCATCTCGCTGAGCGGCTACGCAAGGCGTGGCGGATCCGCCACTCCAGCCCCGATCACCGATCACAACTGGGCGTACTGCTGCAAGGTCTGATCCGCGACGCCCAGACCGCCGCACGTACCGCCGAAGATCGACGCGCTGCACGCCGGACTCTGGCAGGCGTCTACCAGCTCGCCGATTTCTACGTCGCCTATCAGCCCGCACCGGAGTTGGTGTGGATGGTCGCCGACCGCGCGGTGAACGAAGGTTACGAGGCCGACGACCCCTATGTCATCGCGTGCAGTGCTTGGGCGATGGTGCAAGCCTTGCGCGATTCCGGCCGATGGGAGGAAGCAATCACGCTGGCACGCAACGCGATCGACCAGCTCACCCCCTATCTCGACCGCACTGAAACCCCTGACGATTGGCACGGCATCGCCGGAGCGTTGGAATTCGAGATCGCCTACGTCCACGGCCGGCGTGGCCGCTCCGGTGACGCCTGGCGCGGCCTCGAACAGGCCGACCGCATCGCCCAACAACTCGGCCCAACCTATCGGCACGTGCAGACCAGCTTCTCCCAGCCTGTGATGGCAGCGCACGCAACGACTCTCGGTGTGGAACTCCGCCAGCCCGGCGAGGCACTGCGCGCGGCCCGCTCCATCGACGCCGATCACATCGTGTCCGTACCGCGCCGCGGCCGCCACCTGATCGAGGTCGCCCGGGCCTATATCAACGCGACGAAGATACAGCGGCACTTACGATGCTCTCAAAATCGGAGCGGACCGCGCCTGAAACTATCCGCTATAACGGCTTTGCCCGCGATATGCTCCGGAACCTGCTGA
- a CDS encoding replication-relaxation family protein: protein MHRGGHPDAGPWFRLLDRDRRLLCLLAEHKVLTTDQIAALEFASVRRAQDRLRKLREMGMLFAFRKSLYSGGTSQTRHALGYLGARLIAAQRAEKPPAPGAHALMLERLACSPTLEHRLGVNDFFCALAAHRNPTRHHDTPRLEQAERLTQWWSERQCSEFFQLCKYSGERVRLRPDGYGCWQRQDRAVRFFLEFDTGTESLTTLTRKLDFYHSFPTDDFGILLFSLHSTRRETAARAALHKALDGYEPGLVIATTARDHTHPDGSAGPVWSLLTSTQQHHDRAARVSRPARTRPSHR, encoded by the coding sequence GTGCACCGAGGTGGGCACCCTGACGCAGGTCCCTGGTTCCGCCTCCTCGACCGCGACCGACGTCTTCTCTGTCTCCTTGCCGAACACAAGGTCCTCACCACTGACCAGATCGCCGCACTCGAATTCGCCTCCGTCCGCCGCGCACAGGACCGGCTGCGCAAACTCCGCGAGATGGGCATGCTCTTCGCCTTCCGCAAATCCCTCTACAGCGGCGGCACCAGCCAAACCCGCCATGCCCTCGGCTATCTCGGTGCACGACTGATCGCCGCCCAACGCGCCGAGAAACCACCCGCCCCTGGCGCTCACGCCTTGATGCTCGAGCGCCTGGCCTGCTCACCGACCCTCGAACATCGTCTCGGCGTGAACGACTTCTTCTGCGCTTTGGCCGCTCACCGCAACCCCACCCGCCACCACGACACCCCACGCCTGGAACAAGCCGAGAGACTGACACAGTGGTGGTCGGAGCGGCAGTGCAGTGAGTTCTTTCAGCTCTGCAAATACTCCGGAGAACGAGTCCGGCTGCGTCCGGACGGGTATGGCTGCTGGCAGCGGCAAGATCGCGCGGTGCGGTTCTTCCTCGAATTCGACACTGGCACAGAATCGTTGACCACCCTCACCCGCAAACTCGACTTCTACCACAGCTTCCCGACCGACGACTTCGGCATTCTGCTGTTCTCCCTGCACTCGACCCGCCGCGAAACCGCAGCACGCGCCGCGCTCCACAAGGCACTGGACGGTTACGAGCCTGGTCTCGTGATCGCTACCACCGCCCGTGACCACACCCATCCCGACGGCTCCGCAGGCCCGGTCTGGTCCCTACTCACCTCGACTCAGCAGCACCATGACCGAGCGGCTCGGGTTAGCAGACCTGCCCGAACGCGGCCCTCGCATCGCTGA
- a CDS encoding SRPBCC family protein yields MIADPQLNPAAVELGSFFRQPPDAVWRALTEPDLLERWLLRPTGFAASVGTHFRFTIPDSSINEIICEVLAARPCKQLTYSWMYPQAEHPARWIVDWTLQPQGRGTRLLLTQTGFDIEDRRQKMVRNATERSWKRLVLPRLGEVIHH; encoded by the coding sequence GTGATTGCTGATCCACAGTTGAATCCCGCCGCAGTTGAGCTCGGCAGCTTCTTCCGACAGCCACCAGATGCTGTATGGCGCGCATTGACGGAGCCAGATCTGCTGGAGCGATGGCTGCTTCGACCGACCGGGTTCGCCGCCTCGGTCGGAACCCACTTCCGATTCACCATCCCGGACTCATCGATCAACGAGATCATCTGCGAGGTGCTGGCGGCCCGGCCGTGCAAGCAGCTGACCTACAGCTGGATGTATCCGCAGGCTGAGCATCCCGCCCGGTGGATTGTCGACTGGACGCTGCAGCCGCAGGGTCGTGGCACACGACTTCTGTTGACGCAGACAGGTTTCGACATCGAAGATCGTCGACAGAAGATGGTGCGCAACGCTACTGAGCGCAGTTGGAAACGACTCGTCCTGCCGCGGCTCGGTGAGGTGATCCACCACTAA
- a CDS encoding HsdR family type I site-specific deoxyribonuclease, which produces MSADRTFRATDHAVQIHVDGDGHVGALHISSHRGAVIPTVGRFVVGEIPREPVAFVRRETIRLLEEHLEGSPRALVAALAGMRGIGKTHVAAAHARQVQERGGSVLWINAATARDILAGLSRAAVLLGISELDGDLEKTLDQLWNCIAQLPDPKLVVFDNAQDPDLVHRHLPRDPNTRVVITSTDHRFHELAPLIPVDVYTREESIEYLNQRTAIKDQPGASAVAEELGNLPLAIAAAASVIRNDHFTYDEYLQLLRQPNSLDEALKKAAGQHYPDAVTVALQLNLDTVRAQSIDGGATVVLGVVAALDSNGAATELLARLAITSVKSVISQCVNSSALTFSRDEHSVTMHSLFRRMVQRDAERSGLVPTIATFAHDILQPELIGNSGEVWKRRIGVSIAASHVESLWSWANSHMSHADNGNILRLLLHQRACTVSQLTAIAELTEAIRIGSMLLSDYVRVLGPEHPDTLASRENLATTYRLAGRVDDAIELLERAVADKERILGLGHPDILTPRSDLALAYESAGRLSEATLLLEQTLIENESVLGPEDPETLRVRGDLAFTYRSAGRLPEAIRLFEQTVTENERVFGSDDPETLATRDNLAGAYELAGRTAESIRLFKQTLADRHRVLGSDHPHTLMSRHNLAYAYRSAGKFDDAIENFERTLADQEQLLGADHLHALMSRQHLADAYFSAGRLHDAITHYRRSIADCERLLGSDHSDTLHLRRRLAKALGAGPNLASSLAEVFGALSWEPEAGMNVSTENSGRESLEELIIPSLLRASIRRLNPYLPTHVADSVLDLILTPRSQDLATENARIHDYLVNGIRETTYFDEFGIERSPTVHIVDRLDIKSNSFLALREVVVQSQEGIYTLDAVLYVNGIPLAVVEMKKSAATDSSVESAYSQLQHYLECAPPTFRFSMMFLVSDGVQARYGTAGSPYSRFASWNVDDVGRPISQPGTAWDDSELSLALRGIFDKHRLIDLICSFSIADRGGGGQPSRIARPHQYFAVLNAINRTVEAMSNDGRAGVVWHTPGSGISTTIEMFVNQALRNPALAAPTVVVINDRSILSDQLFKIFLDDNLIPDMPMQVSTRQELRTELTNRRVGGVLFTTLQKFSRTEDEIRAGLAHPLLSDRKDIIVVANEGHRSHSNELYGYARHLRDALPNATMIAFTGTPVNQNDRDTRAVFGEYIDIYDIGRAVRDGATVPIYYESRLIPVNLPSNVEQPEDIELEDMPVFNVVYGAPDRLRRLASDIVEHWEKRSAAMTKVIGVAGKAVVVCSTREICASLYSEIVSLRMDWHDDRPGSGIVKVLYSTSSRDSGRLLRYRLSAAEQNMIRLRFKNPRDSLELVIVTEITTVGFDAPSLHTLYVDRPMRGAPLMQALSRINRVFEDKSDGLIVAYTPLADQLQEVVESYTETAGQNASAEVQLRDRQSRGLSSPQTAAYRWQSLCRVRTSLANDIDQ; this is translated from the coding sequence GTGAGCGCTGATCGCACCTTCCGCGCCACTGACCATGCCGTACAGATACATGTGGACGGCGATGGGCATGTGGGTGCTCTCCACATAAGCTCGCACCGCGGGGCTGTCATACCAACCGTCGGTCGGTTTGTCGTCGGTGAAATCCCGCGTGAGCCTGTGGCGTTCGTCCGTCGTGAGACTATCCGTCTACTTGAGGAGCATCTCGAAGGATCGCCCCGGGCGCTGGTTGCTGCTCTGGCCGGAATGCGTGGAATTGGCAAGACGCACGTAGCTGCAGCGCATGCGCGGCAAGTGCAAGAACGTGGGGGGTCGGTGTTATGGATAAATGCTGCTACTGCCCGGGACATCTTGGCAGGGCTGTCGCGGGCCGCTGTGCTTCTCGGTATATCCGAGCTTGACGGCGACCTAGAGAAAACCCTCGACCAGCTCTGGAATTGCATTGCTCAACTTCCCGATCCAAAGCTCGTCGTATTTGACAATGCTCAGGATCCGGATCTTGTCCATCGGCATCTTCCTCGCGATCCCAACACTCGCGTTGTCATTACAAGCACCGATCATCGATTCCATGAATTGGCGCCGCTGATCCCTGTTGATGTGTATACCCGCGAAGAATCGATCGAATACCTTAATCAACGCACCGCCATAAAAGACCAGCCGGGCGCCAGCGCGGTGGCCGAAGAACTTGGGAATCTGCCACTCGCTATAGCTGCGGCAGCATCGGTCATTAGAAATGATCACTTTACCTACGATGAGTATCTTCAGCTGCTGCGCCAGCCGAACTCCCTGGACGAAGCGTTGAAGAAGGCTGCCGGCCAGCATTATCCCGATGCCGTTACTGTGGCCTTGCAGCTCAACCTCGATACTGTTCGTGCACAGAGCATCGACGGCGGGGCGACAGTGGTCCTCGGCGTTGTCGCTGCACTCGATTCGAACGGTGCTGCGACAGAGTTGCTTGCACGCCTTGCGATTACATCTGTCAAGAGTGTCATCTCGCAGTGCGTCAACTCATCGGCGCTTACCTTCTCACGCGATGAACACTCGGTCACGATGCACAGTTTGTTCCGACGGATGGTCCAGAGGGATGCCGAACGATCCGGCCTTGTTCCTACGATCGCAACCTTTGCACATGACATCCTGCAGCCTGAACTGATTGGAAATTCTGGGGAGGTATGGAAACGAAGGATCGGTGTATCAATTGCAGCATCCCACGTAGAATCGCTTTGGTCTTGGGCAAATTCCCATATGTCCCACGCCGACAACGGCAATATCCTGAGATTGCTTCTCCACCAGAGAGCATGTACCGTATCTCAACTTACTGCTATTGCTGAATTAACCGAGGCAATTCGAATTGGCTCGATGCTTCTATCTGATTATGTGCGAGTACTTGGACCAGAGCATCCAGACACGCTCGCCTCTCGAGAAAATTTGGCTACCACGTATCGACTGGCCGGTCGAGTCGACGATGCGATTGAACTACTTGAGCGGGCAGTCGCAGATAAAGAGCGGATTCTTGGTCTCGGGCACCCGGACATATTGACACCTCGCAGCGATCTAGCTCTCGCGTATGAATCTGCCGGTCGGCTTAGTGAAGCTACTCTACTGCTTGAACAGACCCTCATTGAGAATGAGAGCGTTCTCGGACCGGAAGATCCCGAAACATTAAGAGTGCGAGGTGACCTCGCATTCACCTACCGATCGGCGGGCCGATTGCCCGAAGCCATACGATTGTTCGAGCAGACGGTCACTGAGAACGAACGTGTTTTTGGATCAGACGACCCTGAAACGCTCGCCACGCGTGACAACCTCGCGGGTGCCTATGAATTGGCCGGGCGAACCGCTGAATCTATCCGTCTCTTCAAACAAACTCTTGCGGACCGTCACCGTGTACTTGGTTCCGATCACCCGCATACGCTGATGTCGCGTCATAACCTCGCGTACGCTTATCGATCCGCGGGGAAGTTCGATGACGCCATCGAAAATTTCGAGCGTACTCTTGCCGATCAGGAACAATTGCTCGGTGCTGACCATCTGCACGCGCTTATGTCTCGCCAGCACCTTGCCGATGCCTACTTCTCCGCAGGCCGTCTTCACGACGCGATAACTCACTATCGGCGATCAATCGCGGACTGTGAGCGGCTGCTTGGGTCCGACCACTCGGATACACTCCACCTTCGGAGACGTCTCGCTAAGGCGCTTGGCGCAGGCCCGAACCTAGCGAGTTCTCTAGCAGAGGTTTTCGGCGCCCTTTCATGGGAGCCGGAAGCTGGTATGAACGTATCGACGGAGAATAGCGGCCGTGAGTCTCTGGAAGAGCTGATAATTCCGAGCCTGTTAAGAGCGTCGATCCGTCGGCTTAACCCATATCTTCCTACCCACGTTGCCGACAGCGTCCTGGATTTAATTCTGACCCCTCGATCACAAGATCTCGCAACCGAAAATGCTCGAATTCACGATTATCTCGTAAATGGAATTCGTGAAACTACCTATTTCGATGAATTTGGTATTGAGCGCAGTCCAACGGTGCATATAGTGGATAGGTTAGACATAAAATCGAATAGCTTCCTCGCCTTGCGTGAGGTCGTTGTGCAGAGCCAAGAGGGAATCTATACACTAGATGCTGTCTTATATGTAAATGGGATTCCTTTGGCGGTGGTGGAAATGAAGAAATCTGCAGCCACCGATTCGTCCGTAGAGTCCGCATATTCACAGCTCCAGCACTATCTCGAATGCGCTCCGCCGACTTTTCGGTTCAGTATGATGTTTTTGGTTTCCGACGGTGTACAGGCCCGTTACGGAACAGCCGGTTCACCTTATAGTAGGTTTGCGTCGTGGAACGTTGACGATGTTGGTCGTCCAATTTCTCAGCCCGGCACCGCTTGGGATGACTCCGAGTTGAGCCTCGCTTTGCGAGGGATCTTCGACAAGCATCGTCTTATCGATCTGATTTGTAGCTTTTCAATTGCTGATAGAGGAGGTGGTGGCCAGCCGTCCCGTATCGCTCGACCTCATCAGTACTTTGCAGTATTGAATGCGATTAATCGAACCGTGGAGGCGATGTCTAATGATGGCAGGGCGGGCGTAGTTTGGCACACTCCAGGTTCTGGTATTTCAACGACAATAGAGATGTTTGTAAATCAGGCGCTTAGAAATCCAGCGCTAGCGGCGCCCACGGTAGTCGTAATCAATGACCGTTCCATACTCAGTGATCAGCTGTTTAAAATCTTCCTAGATGACAATCTTATTCCAGATATGCCGATGCAGGTATCTACGCGACAAGAATTACGGACTGAACTGACGAATCGTCGCGTGGGTGGGGTGCTCTTTACTACGCTGCAGAAATTCAGTCGTACTGAAGACGAGATTCGGGCTGGACTTGCACATCCGCTCCTTTCTGATCGAAAAGATATCATTGTAGTCGCTAACGAGGGTCACCGCAGTCATAGCAACGAATTGTATGGGTATGCGCGCCATCTGCGAGACGCCCTACCGAATGCGACGATGATCGCCTTCACTGGGACTCCTGTTAATCAAAATGACAGGGATACGCGGGCAGTGTTTGGTGAATATATCGACATCTACGATATCGGTCGCGCGGTGCGTGACGGAGCAACGGTGCCGATCTATTACGAGAGTCGTCTAATTCCTGTAAATCTTCCCAGTAATGTCGAACAGCCTGAAGATATTGAGCTAGAGGACATGCCTGTCTTTAACGTTGTCTATGGGGCGCCTGATCGTCTCAGGCGGCTCGCGTCCGATATAGTCGAGCACTGGGAAAAGCGCTCGGCAGCGATGACTAAGGTGATTGGCGTTGCAGGCAAGGCGGTAGTGGTGTGCAGCACTCGCGAGATCTGCGCATCTCTGTATTCAGAAATAGTTTCCCTTCGTATGGACTGGCATGACGATCGACCGGGCTCAGGTATAGTTAAAGTTCTCTATAGCACCTCCTCTCGCGATAGTGGCCGTCTGCTCAGATATCGCCTGAGCGCGGCCGAGCAGAATATGATCAGGTTGCGATTTAAAAACCCGCGCGACAGCCTTGAGCTGGTGATCGTTACCGAAATTACTACGGTCGGTTTCGATGCGCCGTCGCTGCACACGCTTTACGTCGACCGACCTATGCGAGGTGCGCCTCTTATGCAGGCATTGAGTCGGATCAATCGAGTCTTTGAGGATAAATCTGATGGATTGATCGTCGCGTACACCCCATTGGCTGATCAATTGCAAGAAGTAGTCGAGTCGTATACGGAGACTGCCGGGCAGAATGCTTCTGCAGAAGTCCAATTGCGAGATCGTCAATCTCGTGGATTGTCCAGTCCCCAAACCGCAGCGTATCGATGGCAGTCTCTGTGCCGAGTTCGTACCTCTCTTGCCAATGATATCGATCAATGA
- a CDS encoding N-acetylmuramoyl-L-alanine amidase, which translates to MTMMTSPMNKEEDQTGVSPNYESRNGAPILWFLLHTQEGDGDAQSLANYLQNPNSGVSYHYTVDNSGTVIGVVDTDLASWSVLSGNPQSINLCFAGSRVAWTRDEWFSNMQRGIDCAVWIAVQDCRKYGIPIRTISPEELGNDQAGIADHNAYTIGKHNGSHTDVGPNFPWDYLHSKLSEYSGS; encoded by the coding sequence ATGACCATGATGACATCGCCGATGAACAAGGAAGAAGATCAGACCGGCGTCAGCCCGAACTATGAATCCCGCAACGGCGCGCCGATCCTCTGGTTCCTGTTGCACACGCAGGAGGGAGACGGCGACGCCCAGTCGCTGGCGAACTACCTGCAGAACCCTAACTCCGGGGTGTCCTACCATTACACGGTCGACAACTCCGGCACGGTGATCGGTGTGGTTGATACGGATCTGGCGTCGTGGTCGGTGCTCAGCGGCAACCCGCAATCGATCAACCTCTGCTTCGCAGGCTCGCGGGTCGCGTGGACCCGCGACGAATGGTTCTCGAATATGCAGCGCGGCATCGACTGTGCGGTCTGGATCGCGGTGCAGGACTGCCGCAAGTACGGGATTCCCATCCGCACCATCTCACCGGAAGAGCTCGGGAACGACCAGGCCGGGATCGCCGATCACAATGCCTACACGATCGGCAAGCACAACGGTTCGCACACCGACGTGGGCCCGAACTTCCCGTGGGACTATCTGCACTCCAAACTGAGCGAGTATTCCGGCTCCTGA
- a CDS encoding helix-turn-helix domain-containing protein yields MAFTEPEAKVLGALSNLDPPHGLTVRQLCRVTGLPETSVHRALLRLSRTGLAMSPLHSPARWRCTDRGRLAITRPVYRDYAGIQP; encoded by the coding sequence ATGGCGTTCACCGAACCCGAGGCGAAAGTCCTTGGCGCACTGTCGAACCTCGACCCTCCGCACGGGCTGACCGTGCGGCAGCTCTGCCGAGTTACCGGGCTGCCCGAGACCTCGGTCCACCGGGCGCTGCTGCGACTGTCGCGCACCGGCCTGGCGATGAGCCCTTTGCACAGCCCAGCACGGTGGCGCTGCACGGACCGCGGCCGTCTCGCGATCACCCGGCCCGTGTACCGCGACTACGCAGGGATACAGCCATGA
- a CDS encoding class I SAM-dependent DNA methyltransferase — protein sequence MANSSEDLRLWDAAADSYTATVSGPVDSFYRRIRGFLWSQLGPVADLDVLDLGCGHGWLAEQIRQAGARVTGIDGSEALLTTARSHYPEIDFHQHDLTLGLPDPARRYDRIVAHMVLMDVPVLDRLLTDVAAVLRDGGVFVFSILHPAFFSRDIVDEGPAGERYRKVAGYLEHETRWIESFGGHRHYHRPLSWYAEQLTAHGLVITGIHEPPSLPHNDIPGTEWTEYQKWFSTIPTMLAMSCSPSDRTTKQQRG from the coding sequence GTGGCGAACAGTTCTGAGGATCTGCGTTTGTGGGATGCGGCCGCCGACAGCTATACCGCGACGGTGTCGGGTCCTGTCGACAGCTTCTATCGGCGGATTCGTGGGTTCTTGTGGTCTCAGCTGGGTCCGGTCGCCGATCTCGATGTCTTGGACCTGGGGTGTGGGCACGGTTGGCTGGCCGAACAGATACGACAGGCCGGAGCCCGCGTCACCGGCATCGACGGCAGCGAGGCTCTGTTGACCACCGCGCGATCGCACTATCCCGAAATCGACTTCCACCAACACGATCTCACGCTCGGCCTGCCCGACCCGGCCCGCCGATACGACAGGATCGTCGCGCACATGGTTCTCATGGACGTGCCCGTTCTGGACCGCCTGCTCACCGACGTCGCGGCCGTGTTGCGGGACGGAGGCGTGTTCGTCTTCTCGATCCTGCATCCGGCCTTCTTCAGCCGCGACATCGTCGACGAAGGACCCGCGGGAGAGCGCTACCGCAAAGTCGCCGGTTACCTGGAGCACGAAACACGGTGGATCGAATCCTTCGGTGGGCACCGTCATTACCACCGCCCGCTGTCGTGGTACGCCGAGCAACTGACCGCCCACGGTCTGGTGATCACCGGAATCCACGAACCACCATCCCTGCCGCACAACGACATTCCAGGCACCGAGTGGACTGAATATCAGAAATGGTTCAGCACCATCCCCACCATGCTCGCCATGTCGTGCAGCCCATCTGATCGAACAACGAAACAGCAGCGAGGCTGA